One genomic window of Nicotiana sylvestris chromosome 10, ASM39365v2, whole genome shotgun sequence includes the following:
- the LOC138878951 gene encoding pentatricopeptide repeat-containing protein At5g12100, mitochondrial-like, translating to MNEYTSSVLLNGLCKKGKTNKAAEILKKLMENGLTPTEVLFNTILSGYCKEGNMEKAYSTIDEMESSGVKPSCITFNTMITKFCELGMMDEAKEWLRKMLEKPVSPNVQTYNILIDGYGRKREFTRCFEILEEMEDNGLKPNVVTYGSLINSLCKDGRLLDADVVLNDMISRGVKPNAQVYNTLIDGHCMRGTMSNAFVCFEKMVESDIETTLVTYNTLLNGLCKKGMIKEAEDLVVHILLKGLNPDVITYNSLMSAYSDAGDTGKCFQMYEKMKTSGIKPTMNTIHPLIRVCKKEKSELVLIDKIVQEMAEMDLSPDRMVYNELIHCYVLHGEVLMMSISLKKY from the coding sequence ATGAATGAGTACACAAGTAGCGTTTTGTTGAATGGCTTGTGCAAGAAAGGGAAGACAAATAAGGCTGCAGAGATTTTGAAGAAGTTGATGGAAAATGGGCTTACTCCTACTGAGGTGTTGTTTAATACCATTTTGAGTGGCTATTGCAAAGAAGGCAACATGGAGAAGGCTTATTCAACTATTGACGAAATGGAAAGTTCCGGGGTGAAGCCAAGCTGCATCACATTTAATACTATGATCACGAAATTCTGTGAATTGGGTATGATGGATGAGGCAAAAGAATGGTTAAGGAAAATGCTTGAGAAGCCAGTTTCCCCTAATGTACAGACATATAACATCTTAATTGATGGATACGGGCGCAAACGGGAATTCACGAGGTGTTTTGAGATTCTTGAGGAGATGGAAGATAATGGATTGAAGCCTAACGTTGTTACATATGGTTCGCTAATCAATTCTTTGTGCAAGGATGGTAGGCTTCTTGATGCTGATGTAGTCCTAAATGATATGATCAGTAGAGGGGTTAAACCAAATGCACAGGTCTATAATACGCTTATAGATGGACATTGTATGAGAGGAACAATGAGTAATGCTTTTGTATGTTTCGAGAAGATGGTAGAAAGTGATATAGAAACAACACTGGTTACATACAACACTCTATTAAATGGGCTTTGCAAAAAGGGTATGATCAAAGAAGCCGAGGATTTGGTTGTGCATATTTTACTCAAAGGTTTAAATCCAGATGTTATCACGTACAATTCTTTGATGTCTGCATATTCAGATGCAGGGGACACTGGAAAGTGTTTCCAAATGTATGAGAAGATGAAAACCTCTGGCATAAAACCTACAATGAACACAATTCATCCACTAATTAGAGTGTGCAAAAAGGAAAAGAGTGAACTGGTGCTGATCGACAAAATTGTTCAAGAAATGGCCGAGATGGATCTTTCTCCCGACCGAATGGTATATAACGAGCTCATCCATTGCTATGTGCTGCATGGGGAGGTtctgatgatgtccatctcattgaagaagtattag
- the LOC104237156 gene encoding serine/threonine-protein kinase BSK7-like, giving the protein MGCECSKFALCCWTGQSGPIHEAQNPDEEKDEVSDLPAFREFTFEQLRIATSAFAVENIVSEHGEKAPNVVYKGKLENQRPFAVKRFNRSAWPDSRQFLEEARAVGQLRNNRLANLLGCCCEGDERLLVADFIPNETLAKHLFHWDTQPMKWAMRLRVALYVAQALEYCTGKGRALYHDLNAYRILFDEDGDPRLSCFGLMKNSRDGKSYSTNLAFTPPEYLRTGRITPESVIFSFGTLLLDLLSGKHIPPSHALDLIKDRNLEMLTDSCLEGQFSTDDGTELVRIASRCLQYEPRERPNLKSLVAALYPLQKEAEVPSHVLMGISRDGETMSLSPLGEACLKTDLTAIHEILDTLGYKDDEGAATELSFQMWTDQVLETLNSKKKGDAAFKNKDFRAAIECYTKFIDVGTMVSPTVYAHRSLSYLMSDMPQEALNDAVQAQVISPVWHIASYLQAASLFTLGRENEALVALREAAILEEEKNAAS; this is encoded by the exons ATGGGCTGTGAATGTTCTAAATTTGCCTTGTGTTGCTGGACAGGACAGAGTGGCCCCATTCACGAGGCTCAAAATCCTg atgaagaaaaagatGAAGTTAGTGATTTGCCTGCATTCCGTGAGTTTACGTTTGAGCAGCTCAGGATAGCTACTTCTGCATTTGCTGTAGAGAATATAGTTTCGGAACATGGTGAAAAAGCTCCAAATGTTGTATATAAAGGAAAGCTGGAGAACCAGAGGCCGTTTGCCGTTAAACGCTTCAACAGATCTGCGTGGCCTGATTCTCGGCAGTTTTTA GAAGAAGCAAGGGCCGTCGGTCAACTCCGCAACAATAGGTTAGCAAATCTTCTTGGCTGTTGCTGCGAGGGTGATGAGAGGTTGCTAGTTGCAGACTTCATTCCCAATGAGACACTTGCAAAGCATCTTTTTCATT GGGATACACAACCAATGAAGTGGGCAATGCGATTAAGGGTGGCCTTGTATGTTGCACAGGCTCTTGAATATTGTACAGGCAAAGGGCGTGCTCTTTATCATGATCTTAATGCTTATAGAATTTTGTTCGATGAA GATGGTGATCCCCGACTCTCTTGTTTTGGTTTGATGAAAAACAGCCGAGATGGAAAAAGTTACAGCACGAACTTGGCATTTACTCCTCCTGAATATTTGAGAACAG GAAGAATCACCCCGGAGAGTGTGATATTTAGCTTCGGGACACTTTTGCTTGACCTTCTCAGTGGAAAACACATCCCTCCTAGCCAT GCACTGGATCTCATAAAAGACCGAAATCTTGAGATGCTAACTGATTCTTGCTTGGAAGGTCAATTTTCTACAGATGACGGAACTGAATTGGTACGGATTGCTTCAAGATGTCTACAATACGAGCCTCGTGAGCGGCCGAATCTCAAGTCATTAGTTGCTGCATTATATCCTCTTCAAAAAGAAGCTGAG GTTCCGTCTCATGTATTGATGGGTATATCACGTGATGGCGAAACTATGTCTCTATCTCCACTTGGTGAAGCTTGTTTGAAAACTGACTTGACTGCCATCCATGAGATTTTAGACACGCTTGGGTACAAAGATGATGAGGGAGCAGCTACTGAG CTTTCATTTCAGATGTGGACAGATCAGGTGCTGGAAACATTGAACTCAAAGAAAAAGGGTGATGCTGCTTTCAAGAACAAAGATTTTAGAGCTGCCATTGAATGCTATACGAAG TTTATTGATGTTGGAACCATGGTTTCACCAACTGTGTACGCTCATCGGAGTCTTTCTTATCTCATGAGTGATATGCCACAAGAAGCCCTCAACGATGCAGTACAAGCACAGGTAATATCTCCTGTTTGGCATATCGCATCGTATTTGCAAGCTGCTTCTCTTTTCACATTGGGGAGGGAAAACGAGGCACTAGTCGCACTTAGAGAGGCTGCAATACTCGAAGAAGAGAAGAACGCCGCTTCTTGA